In Halorientalis sp. LT38, a genomic segment contains:
- a CDS encoding electron transfer flavoprotein subunit beta/FixA family protein, which yields MHTLVLTKGVPDFREGQVSFDEDGHLERGKTPTVMNPNDKHALEAALQTKVRHGGTVSLMSMGPPGYKEVLEEGMRDVYADDLYLLSDREMGAADTWATSITLSTGIDHLDEEPDVVFAGFKTADGETGHTGPQTCWCQDWPIVTHVVALDIDEEEGTLRAKRLVEGDVEEIETVEAPLPCFVVADPEFEPTYRKADHRLRHKDLRAETEQRAEALDLDEDVTVWNQEALNLDPDFIGLDGSPTIVSGVDPIPKAPSEREATVIEPGDEEGMESLFEELQPYAEAD from the coding sequence ATGCACACACTAGTACTCACGAAAGGCGTCCCGGACTTCCGGGAAGGACAGGTGTCGTTCGACGAGGACGGACACCTCGAGCGCGGGAAGACACCGACGGTGATGAACCCCAACGACAAGCACGCGCTGGAGGCGGCCCTCCAGACGAAGGTCCGTCACGGCGGCACCGTCTCGCTGATGAGCATGGGCCCGCCGGGCTACAAGGAGGTCCTCGAAGAGGGCATGCGTGACGTCTACGCCGACGACCTCTACCTCCTCTCGGACCGCGAGATGGGGGCGGCCGACACCTGGGCCACCTCGATCACCCTCTCGACGGGGATCGACCACCTCGACGAGGAACCAGACGTCGTGTTCGCGGGGTTCAAGACCGCGGACGGGGAGACGGGCCACACCGGACCCCAGACCTGCTGGTGTCAGGACTGGCCCATCGTCACTCACGTCGTCGCGCTCGACATCGACGAGGAGGAGGGAACCCTGCGGGCCAAACGGCTCGTCGAGGGCGACGTCGAGGAGATCGAGACGGTCGAGGCGCCCCTGCCCTGCTTCGTCGTCGCGGACCCGGAGTTCGAGCCGACCTACCGGAAGGCCGATCACCGGCTCCGGCACAAGGACCTCCGCGCGGAGACCGAGCAGCGCGCCGAGGCGCTGGATCTGGACGAGGACGTCACGGTCTGGAACCAGGAGGCGCTGAACCTCGACCCGGACTTCATCGGCCTGGACGGCTCGCCCACCATCGTCTCCGGGGTCGACCCGATCCCGAAGGCGCCCTCCGAGCGGGAGGCCACGGTGATCGAACCCGGTGACGAGGAGGGGATGGAATCGCTGTTCGAGGAACTGCAGCCCTACGCGGAGGCCGACTGA
- a CDS encoding FAD-dependent monooxygenase, translating into MTDDYEHYEAVVVGAGPGGAAAAATLAQNDVETLVLERGVEAGSKNVSGGLLYAESSAPYTIDGLFPEFRAEASERPVTEYYLHNVAGRKVETIDLTDLHEHDTEWSDAVLRRQMDGWLEDRVHEMTRETGGGLLTDVRVDGLLREAGEIVGVTCEELDPIKADTIIAADGVNSELARDAGLMDWEDPEEWFQGVKAVVDMPEDAIAERFGVDEDEGAAHLFSGDLFEDVRGGGFCYTNEDSLSIGTVFHLDSLVAEAAEPHELLDALLTHPLLDQWLQGDYEELEYGAKLVPDSKKVANPSPHRGRLMLVGDAAGQMQAQGPIIKGMNHAVSAGALAAEAYVEADSRGRATEAGQRYETKLRDEGVMKKLRPTQYTAASAVAERGAVASVTDRLVDSAVGRLGIRAADRLGVLKRAFNSPFVMAVMPDTKTPYVTAPTVIAETLGTPVDGDNEIEPPDLADRIGDLTYDVGDPHIELLDNSFEASGAAVAACPVSAKDFGGGCYRDEKVQTNGHEEHLVSLDTQPCVECGTCAIVADTEWEHPAGGKGVEYNQG; encoded by the coding sequence ATGACTGACGACTACGAACACTACGAAGCCGTCGTCGTGGGAGCCGGTCCCGGCGGCGCGGCCGCGGCGGCGACGCTGGCACAGAACGACGTGGAGACGCTGGTCCTCGAACGCGGGGTGGAGGCGGGCTCGAAGAACGTCTCGGGCGGCCTGCTCTACGCCGAATCGTCCGCGCCGTACACCATCGACGGCCTCTTTCCCGAGTTCCGGGCCGAGGCGAGCGAACGGCCCGTCACGGAGTACTACCTCCACAACGTGGCTGGCCGCAAGGTCGAGACGATCGACCTGACGGACCTCCACGAACACGACACGGAGTGGTCCGACGCGGTCCTCCGCCGCCAGATGGACGGCTGGCTCGAAGACCGGGTCCACGAGATGACCCGCGAGACCGGTGGCGGCCTGCTGACCGACGTCCGCGTCGACGGCCTGCTCCGGGAAGCCGGCGAGATCGTCGGCGTCACCTGCGAGGAACTGGATCCGATCAAAGCCGACACCATCATCGCCGCCGACGGCGTCAACTCCGAACTGGCTCGCGACGCCGGCCTGATGGACTGGGAGGACCCCGAGGAGTGGTTCCAGGGGGTCAAGGCCGTCGTCGACATGCCCGAGGACGCCATCGCGGAGCGGTTCGGCGTCGACGAAGACGAGGGCGCGGCCCACCTGTTCTCGGGCGACCTCTTCGAGGACGTCCGGGGCGGCGGCTTCTGCTACACGAACGAGGACTCGCTGTCCATCGGGACCGTCTTCCACCTCGATTCGCTGGTCGCCGAGGCGGCCGAACCCCACGAACTGCTCGACGCGCTGCTCACCCATCCGTTGCTGGACCAGTGGCTCCAGGGCGACTACGAGGAACTGGAGTACGGGGCGAAACTCGTCCCGGACTCGAAGAAGGTGGCCAACCCCTCGCCCCACCGGGGGCGGCTCATGCTCGTCGGCGACGCCGCGGGGCAGATGCAGGCCCAGGGGCCGATCATCAAGGGGATGAACCACGCGGTGTCGGCGGGCGCGCTCGCCGCTGAGGCGTACGTCGAGGCCGACTCCCGTGGCCGAGCGACCGAGGCCGGCCAGCGCTACGAGACGAAACTCCGCGACGAGGGCGTCATGAAGAAGCTCCGGCCGACGCAGTACACGGCCGCGAGCGCCGTCGCCGAGCGGGGCGCGGTCGCGTCGGTGACCGACCGGCTCGTCGACTCGGCGGTCGGTCGGCTGGGAATCAGGGCGGCAGACCGGCTGGGCGTCCTCAAGCGCGCGTTCAACTCGCCGTTCGTGATGGCGGTCATGCCCGACACGAAGACGCCGTACGTGACCGCGCCGACGGTGATCGCAGAGACGCTCGGGACGCCGGTCGACGGCGACAACGAGATCGAGCCGCCGGACCTGGCCGACCGCATCGGCGACCTGACCTACGACGTGGGCGACCCCCACATCGAACTCCTCGACAACTCCTTCGAGGCCAGCGGGGCGGCCGTCGCGGCGTGCCCGGTCAGCGCCAAGGACTTCGGTGGGGGCTGCTACCGCGACGAGAAGGTGCAGACGAACGGCCACGAGGAACACCTCGTGAGCCTCGACACCCAGCCCTGCGTCGAGTGCGGCACCTGCGCCATCGTCGCCGACACGGAGTGGGAACACCCCGCCGGCGGCAAGGGCGTCGAGTACAACCAGGGCTGA
- a CDS encoding electron transfer flavoprotein subunit alpha/FixB family protein, with amino-acid sequence MEIDPTEHDIADLGPKIKDVDDADELRAMLEAEEDGEDRAPVKTLIEDRLEKVEGDDEDVDPSDADLDDMTVADVANMVRDIEDVEVLEDLLEREEAGQDRKTAKSQIEGRIDDLQGSDDGESEEVVIEDPEEKYPELDHPTADKKHVRALEGGDYRDMWVYCETQQGQLIDVSKEMLGKARELVDGYNEQYDESESVIAVLIGDGVGDLAEECITYGADRVLYHEDERLTRFRHTPYTEIFCDMARNGGHPFGREDRAEDDWREYDEPRYTVFPATNNGRDLSALAQAEFDSGLASDCSDLFIEAANISNPAKTGKPGETVEFQRVLHMKRPDFSGFEYSTILCLDKPGREFHPQGASVIPGSFDVPDPDPEREGEVIEHEMPLDEDWFQVEVTDHDQLEGGVDLTGNDVIVALGRGIGDRPTEGIELGLDLVDQFEEADLGLSRGVITASYQFAGHVEQYVAEERQIGESGQEVEPDVYIAAGISGAVQHKVGMDESDTIIAINTDPEADIVGFSDYFVEGDLFEILPELTDSLEKGELDLKALAGGASDD; translated from the coding sequence ATGGAGATCGATCCGACCGAACACGACATCGCCGACCTGGGACCGAAGATCAAAGACGTCGACGACGCCGACGAACTGCGCGCGATGCTCGAGGCCGAGGAGGACGGCGAGGACCGCGCGCCAGTGAAGACGCTCATCGAGGACCGCCTCGAGAAGGTCGAGGGAGACGACGAGGACGTCGATCCGAGCGACGCCGACCTCGACGACATGACCGTCGCCGACGTGGCGAACATGGTCCGGGACATCGAGGACGTCGAGGTCCTCGAGGACCTGCTGGAACGCGAGGAAGCGGGCCAGGACCGCAAGACGGCAAAGAGCCAGATCGAGGGTCGCATCGACGACTTGCAGGGGAGCGACGACGGCGAGAGCGAGGAAGTGGTGATCGAGGACCCCGAGGAGAAGTACCCGGAACTCGACCACCCGACGGCGGACAAGAAGCACGTCCGCGCGCTCGAAGGCGGCGACTATCGGGACATGTGGGTCTACTGCGAGACCCAGCAGGGGCAGTTGATCGACGTCTCGAAGGAGATGCTCGGGAAGGCCCGTGAACTCGTCGACGGGTACAACGAGCAGTACGACGAATCGGAGTCAGTCATCGCGGTCCTGATCGGCGACGGCGTCGGCGACCTGGCCGAGGAGTGCATTACGTACGGCGCCGATCGGGTGCTCTACCACGAAGACGAGCGCCTGACCAGGTTCCGACACACGCCCTACACGGAGATATTCTGTGACATGGCGCGCAACGGCGGCCACCCGTTCGGCCGCGAGGACAGGGCCGAGGACGACTGGCGCGAGTACGACGAACCGCGCTACACGGTCTTCCCGGCGACCAACAACGGCCGGGACCTCTCGGCGCTGGCCCAGGCCGAATTCGACTCGGGGCTGGCCTCTGACTGTTCGGACCTGTTCATCGAGGCCGCCAACATCTCGAACCCGGCGAAGACCGGCAAACCCGGCGAGACGGTCGAGTTCCAGCGGGTGCTCCACATGAAGCGCCCGGACTTCTCCGGGTTCGAGTACTCGACGATCCTCTGTCTGGACAAGCCCGGCCGGGAGTTCCACCCGCAGGGGGCGTCGGTGATTCCCGGCAGTTTCGACGTGCCCGATCCCGACCCCGAACGGGAGGGAGAGGTGATCGAACACGAGATGCCCCTCGACGAGGACTGGTTCCAGGTCGAGGTCACCGACCACGACCAGCTCGAGGGCGGCGTCGATCTCACCGGGAACGACGTGATCGTCGCGCTGGGCCGTGGTATCGGCGACCGGCCGACCGAGGGGATCGAACTGGGCCTGGATCTGGTCGACCAGTTCGAGGAAGCGGACCTCGGACTCTCCCGGGGGGTCATCACGGCCTCCTACCAGTTCGCTGGCCACGTCGAGCAGTACGTGGCCGAGGAGCGACAGATCGGCGAGTCCGGCCAGGAGGTCGAACCGGACGTGTACATCGCCGCGGGCATCTCCGGGGCCGTCCAGCACAAGGTCGGGATGGACGAATCGGACACGATCATCGCGATCAACACCGACCCCGAGGCCGACATCGTCGGCTTCTCGGACTACTTCGTCGAGGGCGACCTCTTCGAGATCCTGCCCGAGCTGACCGACTCCCTGGAGAAAGGCGAACTGGACCTGAAGGCGCTGGCTGGAGGTGCATCTGATGACTGA